One Burkholderia sp. 9120 genomic window, CCATCGAGCGGATTTCGACGGCGCCCTATGCGAGCATCGAACGTCAGGGATCGGCACGCGCGTTGGGCGTGCTGACCCAGGATCTCGACACGATCGTCGTGCTGTTCGTCAGCTTGCCCGGACTCATGATGAACGGTGCGGTGATTGCCGGTTGCCTCGTGTATCTGGGCTTCCTGTCGTGGCAGGTGCTCGCTTTTGCGTCGCTCACCGTGCTGATCGGCGCGGTGGGTTTTCGTGTGGCCCATACGCGCGGCCTGTTCCATCTGCGTAATTCGCGGCGCCGGGAAGATGCGCTGGTGCATCACTTCCGCGCGCTATTCGACGGTGCGAAAGAACTGAAGCTGCATCGGGCGCGCATGCGCGCTTTCGTCGACGACACGCTCGCCGGCAACATCGAGGCGGTGCGCGTACAGCGCACGCGCGGCTACGTGCTGTATGCCGCCGCGGCGAGCTGGGGCAGCTTCATTTTCTTCGCGTTCATTGGCTGCGTGCTGTTCGTTCTGACGCGCTATCTGCCCGTGACGCCGCATGTCATGTCCGGCTACGCGATGATCTTTCTGTACATGATCATGCCGATCGAAAGCCTGCTTTCGTCGATTCCGAACCTCGGCACGGCGCGCGTGGCGCTCGAACGCATCGAGCAAGTGAATGCAGAGCTGCCCGTCGAGCGAACGGACCTGGTCGCGCACGCGGCGTCGTTCGACAGCATCGTGCTGGAAGGCGTCACGCACCGCTATTTCAGGGAAAAGGAAAACGACGTCTTTACGCTGGGCCCGATCGATCTGAGCTTTCGTCCGGGCGAACTCGTTTATCTGATCGGCGGCAACGGCAGCGGCAAGACCACGCTTGCCAAGATGATCGTCGGCCTCTACACACCGGAAAGCGGACGTATCCTGCTGAACGGCGAAGCGGTCGGCGAAGCGCAGCGCGATGCTTACCGACAGCACTTTTCGGTGGTTTTCAGCGACTTCTTTCTGTTCGACACGCTGTTCGGCATCAAGCTGGACAACGTGGATGCGCTTGCGCACGCGCTACTCGACGAACTGCAACTGTCGCACAAGGTCCGCATCGAGAACGGCGTGTTTTCGACGCTCGACCTGTCGCAAGGTCAGCGCAAGCGGCTCGCGCTTCTTGTCGCGTATCTGGAAGACCGGCCGTTTTATCTGTTCGACGAATGGGCCGCGGATCAGGACCCGCTCTTTAAAGATGTGTTCTACCGGCGGCTGTTGCCCGAGTTGAAGGCGAAAGGCAAAGCGGTCGTTGTCATCACGCACGACGACCGTTACTTCCCGCTCGCG contains:
- a CDS encoding cyclic peptide export ABC transporter, with product MHLLWSMVKGSRGRLLVAIVMSLVSGFGNAGLVALINQALASPREQLVELGVRFFAIGVVVLITRTVSQTLFMSLGQNAKASLRMRTIERISTAPYASIERQGSARALGVLTQDLDTIVVLFVSLPGLMMNGAVIAGCLVYLGFLSWQVLAFASLTVLIGAVGFRVAHTRGLFHLRNSRRREDALVHHFRALFDGAKELKLHRARMRAFVDDTLAGNIEAVRVQRTRGYVLYAAAASWGSFIFFAFIGCVLFVLTRYLPVTPHVMSGYAMIFLYMIMPIESLLSSIPNLGTARVALERIEQVNAELPVERTDLVAHAASFDSIVLEGVTHRYFREKENDVFTLGPIDLSFRPGELVYLIGGNGSGKTTLAKMIVGLYTPESGRILLNGEAVGEAQRDAYRQHFSVVFSDFFLFDTLFGIKLDNVDALAHALLDELQLSHKVRIENGVFSTLDLSQGQRKRLALLVAYLEDRPFYLFDEWAADQDPLFKDVFYRRLLPELKAKGKAVVVITHDDRYFPLADRYIKLDFGQVVEQGGGAAPSGDPFHAGTAGTFAAGASARA